The proteins below come from a single Gordonia pseudamarae genomic window:
- the pglX gene encoding BREX-1 system adenine-specific DNA-methyltransferase PglX gives MDTKPLESFAKAARRELIAAVEARMSAVLATGSVARSERADTVRALEAAIGNQSRKHVVDKVAYTWFNRLVALRFMDARGYTDAGVVSPAHAQAHGQPEILADAKRGDLDGEVVTHAHDAVISLLDGTRRSTDPEGEAYALLLMEYCRHWNKAMPFMFEAEGAYTELLMPSGLLADGSVLSRARDVLTEEVCQEVEVIGWLYQFYISDRKDEVFAGFKKNKKAGAEEIPAATQLFTPHWIVRYLVENSLGRLWLLNRPDSPLVDQMDYYIAPVDEETDFLRIAGPEELTVIDPACGSGHMLTYAFDLLYAMYEEEGRAPADIPGLILAHNLHGTEIDPRAGALAAFALTMKARAKQRTFFGKRVKPKICVIKPIALGDDDIEQLADPGADQDMERAFWRQFEHADMFGALIRPDATQAEIAAKRVTELAERGDLFATISDRAAQIVEQAEYLARKYAVAIANPPYMGSKQMNALLSQFMKDEYPESKSDLFAAFIQRCADLASPRGLAALITMQSWMFLSSFEKLRISLLGRHQISSMLHLGTRAFDSIGGEVVSSTAFVLNDRPSGSQTIAGTTKGAFIRLVDGSSEGEKVAALRVALAGRDQESGFHLASSKDFATIPGSPIVYWLSEKMRESFAAGQQLSDVVNLRQGLATADNNRFLRLWWEVSGSRTAFSCTSREEAAASGARWFPYNKGGEFRKWYGNQEYVLNWENDGAEVVDFKPRAVIRNPGTYFSQSVSWSDISSGEAAFRRYPAGFVHSNTGHSGFGAQSLLDQIAMIMNSKYAMEVLKVLAPTMHFDIGYVGLAPFAPGVEGLPADTIENLITTSRTDWDRSETSWNFEQNPLVNLHDRIDSSGR, from the coding sequence ATGGACACCAAACCGTTGGAGAGTTTCGCGAAGGCGGCCCGACGCGAACTGATCGCCGCGGTCGAGGCGCGGATGTCGGCGGTACTCGCCACCGGGTCTGTCGCGCGTAGTGAGCGCGCCGACACCGTTCGCGCGCTGGAGGCGGCGATCGGCAACCAGAGCCGCAAGCACGTGGTCGACAAGGTCGCCTACACCTGGTTCAACCGACTCGTCGCCCTGCGTTTCATGGATGCCCGTGGCTACACCGACGCCGGTGTGGTTTCGCCCGCGCACGCCCAGGCCCATGGCCAACCGGAGATCTTGGCCGATGCGAAACGCGGCGACCTCGACGGCGAGGTGGTCACCCATGCGCACGACGCGGTGATCAGTCTCCTCGACGGCACTCGGCGCAGCACCGACCCCGAGGGGGAAGCGTATGCGCTGCTGCTGATGGAGTACTGCCGCCACTGGAACAAGGCGATGCCGTTCATGTTCGAAGCCGAGGGCGCCTACACTGAACTGCTCATGCCGTCTGGTCTGTTGGCAGATGGCAGTGTACTGTCTCGGGCCCGCGATGTGCTCACCGAGGAAGTGTGTCAAGAAGTCGAGGTGATCGGCTGGCTCTACCAGTTCTACATCTCCGACCGTAAAGATGAGGTTTTCGCCGGCTTCAAGAAGAACAAGAAGGCCGGGGCCGAGGAGATCCCTGCCGCCACCCAACTTTTCACCCCGCACTGGATCGTCCGCTACCTGGTGGAGAACTCGCTCGGCCGGTTGTGGCTGCTCAACCGGCCGGATTCACCGCTGGTTGACCAGATGGACTACTACATCGCTCCCGTCGATGAGGAGACCGACTTCCTGAGGATTGCCGGCCCCGAGGAGTTGACGGTGATCGACCCGGCGTGTGGCTCGGGTCACATGCTCACCTACGCCTTCGACCTGCTGTACGCGATGTACGAAGAAGAGGGCCGTGCACCGGCGGACATTCCGGGTCTGATCCTCGCCCACAACCTCCACGGCACCGAAATCGACCCACGCGCCGGAGCGCTGGCCGCGTTCGCACTTACGATGAAGGCACGCGCGAAGCAGCGCACGTTCTTCGGCAAACGAGTGAAGCCGAAAATTTGTGTGATCAAGCCGATCGCCCTTGGCGACGACGACATTGAACAGCTCGCCGACCCCGGTGCCGACCAGGACATGGAACGTGCGTTCTGGCGGCAATTCGAACACGCCGACATGTTCGGGGCCCTGATCCGACCTGACGCGACACAGGCCGAAATCGCCGCGAAACGAGTCACCGAACTCGCCGAGCGCGGTGACCTGTTCGCCACTATCAGTGATCGCGCAGCACAGATCGTCGAGCAGGCCGAATACCTTGCCCGCAAGTACGCGGTCGCCATCGCGAACCCGCCCTACATGGGCTCGAAGCAGATGAACGCCCTCCTTTCACAGTTCATGAAGGACGAATACCCGGAAAGCAAATCCGACCTGTTCGCAGCCTTCATCCAACGTTGTGCTGATCTCGCGTCCCCGCGTGGACTGGCGGCGCTCATCACTATGCAGTCATGGATGTTCCTCAGCTCGTTCGAGAAGTTGCGGATCTCGCTACTCGGCCGCCACCAGATCAGCTCGATGCTGCACCTCGGTACACGCGCTTTCGACTCAATCGGCGGCGAGGTGGTCTCGTCAACGGCGTTTGTCCTGAACGATCGCCCGTCCGGGAGCCAAACCATTGCCGGCACCACGAAGGGCGCTTTTATACGCTTGGTCGACGGTTCCTCAGAGGGCGAGAAGGTCGCTGCATTGCGCGTTGCGCTTGCTGGCCGTGACCAGGAGTCGGGCTTCCATCTCGCGTCCAGTAAAGATTTCGCGACCATCCCAGGCTCGCCGATCGTTTACTGGCTCAGTGAAAAGATGCGGGAGTCATTTGCGGCGGGTCAGCAGCTCAGTGACGTAGTCAACCTCCGGCAAGGGTTGGCGACTGCCGATAACAACCGATTTCTTCGCCTTTGGTGGGAAGTATCAGGCAGCCGCACCGCGTTCAGTTGCACATCACGTGAAGAAGCCGCAGCGAGCGGAGCACGCTGGTTTCCCTACAACAAAGGCGGCGAGTTCCGGAAATGGTACGGCAACCAGGAGTACGTGCTCAACTGGGAGAACGACGGTGCGGAAGTCGTCGATTTCAAGCCACGCGCGGTAATCCGTAACCCCGGAACTTATTTTTCGCAATCAGTGTCCTGGTCGGATATCTCGTCCGGCGAAGCTGCCTTCCGGCGCTACCCTGCCGGATTCGTTCACTCCAATACGGGCCACTCGGGTTTCGGGGCGCAGTCCCTTCTGGATCAGATTGCGATGATCATGAACTCAAAATACGCCATGGAGGTCCTGAAGGTACTCGCTCCAACTATGCACTTCGATATTGGGTACGTAGGACTCGCACCATTCGCGCCTGGAGTCGAGGGACTTCCCGCCGACACAATAGAAAACCTCATAACCACGTCGAGGACGGATTGGGATCGGTCCGAAACATCATGGAACTTCGAGCAAAATCCGTTGGTAAATTTGCATGACCGTATAGATTCCTCGGGTAGGTGA
- the brxC gene encoding BREX system P-loop protein BrxC, producing the protein MSVTTINEIFAKPIDRSIEGVIKADDTSHLATEVEEYVLTNEAAKGVELVLEAYTNYTNANGVWISGFFGSGKSHLLKMLAHLLGDIDDHTYPRSQVCEQFHAKADDEFLPALIDKAERIKAKSLLFNIDQKATLISKDQKDALLKVFVKIFDESRGYYGNQGHIARFERDLDSRDQYAAFRDAFERIAGIPWTQGREQAALEAGNIDKAFTEVNGVESPGIIRQYSANYAVSIEDFADEVAAWLGGQPAGYRLNFFVDEVGQFIGTNTQLMLNLQTIAESLATKCQGRAWIFVTSQEDMEKVGGDRTKQQANDFSKIQARFKNRLKLTSQDVEEVIRKRLLAKTDQASHEVEGIYDAENANFKTLFDFVEGRHYPNYRDEAHFIGTYPFVTYQFPLFQAAIETISDHNIFEGRNSSVGERSMLGVVQQVASGLAGRPLGTLASFDRMFEGIRASLKSANQRAIINAENACGSGKISPLAVRLLKALFLVKYVDSFKATPRNLTVLVYDRFGTDLTRLGKDVLEALNTLEAQTYIQRNGDLYDYLTNEEQKIEQEIKDVDIDSSDVSAKLNKLLAESVVKTTKATAKSGQNFPFGYKLDGVPYGKQYELALHVISPESDFSLDTIRMQSTGYDELRVVLPVEANRILADLRLLLKTEKYVKRTQGSARTAIESRILSEKGTQNAEREKEIVERLRTAVGASTLIHNAGVLDVTATDVQTRINEGFGKVIAATYTNLSMLGGKAFGEQSLGGLVNPTDGMFESSATILEVPADDLLGHLVMRGKLHEMVTMKQLIARYIAKPYGWDLWSIAAVVAYLAGQSKIEIQLDGMALARTEIASALRNTQQHAKLVVAPQRVYDQKVVNLFRKFVIEFTDDGSVTKDAAELGRVGKEHLEAKLAELTALRAGAAAYPFIGQLDEPIRLLTELSGNPAPWFVEHFTGADDLLDAKDNTIDPIKAFLNGKQRTIYDDAHTFVQTNNTNIAHLPAGAADTIEAALEDAQIFRGTRTTQLGNAVTALQKQLDGVLIEERATATTKINDYWEQVPTSASYSAATETARQSVTRRAEQVLARVGQETQIPTIRSLAAQFADTTYPAILDELEASKALPTPKPKGADDGQTTRTVTTTPTKQSISIKKLSLPGAGGVLETEAEVDAYLDQLRAMLLATINDGKRITL; encoded by the coding sequence ATGAGTGTGACCACGATCAACGAGATCTTCGCCAAACCGATCGACCGGTCGATCGAAGGGGTCATCAAGGCCGACGACACCTCCCACCTCGCCACCGAGGTGGAGGAGTATGTCCTCACCAACGAGGCCGCCAAGGGCGTTGAGCTGGTGCTGGAGGCGTACACGAACTACACCAACGCCAACGGGGTGTGGATCTCCGGTTTCTTCGGCTCCGGTAAGTCGCACCTGTTGAAGATGCTCGCGCACCTGCTCGGTGACATCGACGATCATACCTACCCGCGCTCCCAGGTCTGCGAACAATTCCACGCAAAGGCCGACGACGAGTTCCTGCCGGCGTTGATCGACAAGGCCGAGCGAATCAAAGCCAAGAGCCTGCTGTTCAACATCGACCAGAAAGCCACCCTGATCTCGAAGGATCAGAAGGACGCCCTGCTGAAGGTGTTCGTGAAGATCTTCGACGAGTCACGGGGCTACTACGGCAATCAGGGGCACATCGCCCGTTTCGAACGTGATCTCGACTCCCGCGACCAGTACGCTGCCTTCCGGGATGCCTTCGAGCGGATCGCGGGTATCCCGTGGACGCAGGGCCGGGAACAGGCCGCCCTTGAAGCGGGCAACATCGACAAAGCCTTCACTGAGGTCAACGGCGTGGAAAGTCCTGGCATCATCCGCCAGTACAGCGCCAACTACGCGGTCTCGATCGAGGACTTCGCCGACGAGGTGGCCGCGTGGCTCGGCGGGCAACCCGCCGGCTACCGGTTGAACTTCTTTGTCGACGAGGTCGGTCAGTTCATCGGTACCAACACGCAGCTGATGCTGAACCTTCAGACGATCGCCGAATCGCTCGCCACCAAGTGCCAGGGGCGGGCGTGGATCTTCGTGACCTCCCAGGAGGATATGGAGAAAGTCGGTGGCGACCGCACCAAGCAGCAGGCCAACGACTTCTCCAAGATTCAGGCGCGTTTCAAGAATCGGCTCAAACTCACCAGTCAGGATGTCGAAGAGGTCATCCGCAAACGGTTGTTGGCCAAGACCGATCAGGCGAGCCACGAGGTCGAGGGGATCTACGACGCGGAGAATGCGAACTTCAAGACCCTGTTCGATTTCGTCGAGGGCCGCCACTATCCGAACTACCGCGACGAGGCGCACTTCATCGGCACCTACCCGTTTGTCACTTACCAGTTCCCGCTGTTCCAGGCGGCGATCGAAACGATCAGCGACCACAATATCTTCGAGGGCCGCAACAGCTCTGTCGGCGAACGCTCTATGCTCGGTGTCGTCCAACAGGTTGCCTCCGGACTCGCCGGTCGGCCGCTCGGCACTCTCGCATCCTTCGACCGGATGTTCGAGGGTATCCGCGCGTCGTTGAAGTCCGCGAATCAGCGTGCCATCATCAACGCTGAAAATGCCTGTGGTAGTGGAAAGATCAGCCCTCTCGCGGTGCGTCTACTCAAAGCGTTGTTCCTGGTGAAGTACGTCGACAGTTTCAAGGCGACGCCCCGCAATCTCACGGTGCTGGTTTACGACCGTTTCGGTACCGATCTCACCCGGCTCGGCAAAGACGTCCTCGAAGCGCTGAACACGTTGGAGGCGCAGACCTACATTCAGCGCAACGGCGACCTGTATGACTATCTGACCAATGAAGAGCAGAAGATCGAGCAGGAAATCAAGGACGTCGACATCGACAGCTCCGACGTTTCCGCGAAACTCAACAAGCTGCTCGCCGAATCAGTGGTGAAAACCACCAAGGCCACCGCCAAGAGTGGCCAGAATTTTCCGTTCGGGTACAAACTTGACGGAGTCCCGTACGGCAAACAGTACGAGTTGGCTTTGCATGTCATCAGCCCCGAGTCCGATTTCAGTCTGGACACGATCAGGATGCAAAGTACCGGTTACGACGAGCTTCGCGTTGTACTCCCGGTGGAAGCCAATCGAATCCTCGCTGACTTACGGCTACTGCTGAAAACCGAGAAATACGTGAAGCGGACCCAGGGATCGGCGCGCACGGCAATCGAGAGCCGCATCCTCAGTGAGAAGGGCACCCAGAACGCCGAACGGGAAAAGGAGATCGTCGAACGACTCCGCACCGCAGTGGGGGCGTCGACGCTGATCCACAACGCCGGAGTTCTCGACGTCACCGCCACCGACGTACAGACACGCATCAACGAGGGCTTCGGCAAGGTTATCGCCGCCACCTACACCAACCTGAGCATGTTGGGTGGTAAGGCCTTCGGCGAGCAGAGTTTGGGCGGACTGGTGAACCCGACGGACGGAATGTTCGAGTCGTCTGCCACCATTTTGGAGGTTCCGGCCGATGACCTGCTCGGGCATCTGGTGATGCGCGGCAAATTGCACGAGATGGTCACGATGAAGCAGCTCATCGCGCGATACATCGCCAAACCTTATGGCTGGGATCTGTGGTCGATCGCCGCCGTGGTGGCCTACCTCGCGGGGCAGTCGAAGATCGAGATCCAGCTCGACGGCATGGCATTGGCTCGTACGGAGATCGCGTCGGCGCTGCGCAACACCCAGCAGCACGCGAAGCTGGTCGTCGCCCCGCAACGTGTCTACGACCAGAAGGTCGTCAATCTGTTCCGCAAGTTCGTCATCGAATTCACCGACGACGGCAGTGTCACCAAGGACGCAGCCGAACTGGGTCGTGTCGGTAAGGAGCATCTCGAAGCCAAACTGGCCGAGCTGACAGCACTACGCGCCGGAGCCGCCGCATACCCCTTTATCGGTCAGCTCGACGAGCCGATCAGGCTCCTCACCGAGTTGAGCGGTAACCCGGCGCCGTGGTTTGTCGAACACTTCACCGGCGCCGATGACCTGCTCGATGCCAAGGACAACACGATCGATCCGATCAAGGCATTCCTCAACGGCAAGCAGCGCACCATCTACGACGACGCACACACATTCGTCCAGACCAACAACACCAACATCGCGCACCTGCCCGCCGGGGCCGCCGACACGATCGAGGCGGCACTGGAGGACGCCCAGATTTTCCGCGGCACCAGGACCACGCAACTCGGGAATGCGGTCACGGCTCTGCAAAAACAGCTCGACGGTGTCCTCATCGAAGAGCGGGCTACAGCCACCACGAAGATCAACGACTACTGGGAGCAGGTGCCGACCAGCGCCTCGTATTCGGCAGCCACCGAGACGGCTCGTCAATCGGTGACCCGTCGGGCCGAGCAGGTACTGGCCCGAGTCGGGCAGGAGACCCAGATCCCGACGATCCGTAGCCTGGCCGCCCAATTCGCCGACACCACCTACCCGGCGATACTCGACGAACTCGAAGCATCGAAAGCTCTGCCGACCCCGAAGCCGAAAGGCGCCGACGACGGGCAAACGACTCGTACGGTGACCACAACCCCGACGAAGCAGAGCATCTCGATAAAAAAACTGTCGCTGCCCGGAGCGGGCGGTGTGCTGGAAACCGAAGCCGAGGTGGACGCCTATCTGGATCAGCTTCGTGCGATGCTGCTCGCAACCATCAACGACGGCAAACGCATCACTCTGTAG
- a CDS encoding DUF1788 domain-containing protein: MTTAQRNLAHDEKHVYDVLRSDRFLKMEGLSKEVPFFIYHFPPAWSLEVDGMRDRVSTKLRSDDGISVVDIDLYELAVQLLTERGVWERVLAAEPTMDKVEFREMLQGMLDPHDHLAPAIRTRLDAEPTADSHRTVVFLTGIGEVFPFIRTHTVLENLQSVVVGRPLLVWFPGTYEFTQSAGHQLRALNLGASDSYYRAKDILEQEA, translated from the coding sequence ATGACAACGGCCCAGCGAAATCTCGCCCACGACGAGAAGCACGTCTATGACGTGCTGCGTAGCGACCGGTTCTTGAAGATGGAGGGACTCTCCAAAGAGGTTCCGTTCTTCATTTACCACTTCCCGCCCGCCTGGTCCCTGGAAGTCGACGGGATGCGCGACAGGGTCAGCACCAAACTGCGGAGCGACGATGGCATCAGCGTGGTCGACATCGACCTCTATGAGCTCGCTGTCCAACTCCTCACCGAACGCGGAGTCTGGGAACGAGTTCTGGCCGCGGAGCCGACGATGGACAAGGTCGAGTTCCGAGAGATGCTCCAGGGGATGCTCGATCCGCACGATCATCTCGCCCCGGCGATCCGCACCCGTCTCGACGCCGAACCGACAGCCGACTCCCACCGCACAGTCGTTTTCCTCACCGGTATCGGCGAAGTGTTTCCGTTCATCCGTACGCACACGGTTCTGGAGAATCTGCAAAGCGTGGTGGTGGGCCGCCCGTTGCTGGTGTGGTTCCCGGGCACGTACGAGTTCACCCAATCGGCCGGGCATCAGTTGCGTGCACTGAACCTCGGCGCGAGCGACAGTTACTACCGGGCCAAAGACATTCTGGAGCAGGAGGCATGA
- a CDS encoding DUF1819 family protein, producing the protein MTDELRYALSFTSGGLLAREAVAVAAIYLDSRDWVLTRARVVDGNLLQARTISSLVRVTRETVQRLAVLDDDEIELLADGSPTEQYHLMWAAACRRYTLIGDFAEEVLRERFLLLTPTLGTDDVNRFLTGKSLWHPELDGLKPSTLQKLRQTLFRMLREAGLRTDAGDIVPAVLSERVGEVLDRRTPSDLRFFPTNTPLTSFGDQVQR; encoded by the coding sequence AGGCCGTGGCCGTCGCGGCTATCTACCTCGATTCTCGCGACTGGGTGCTCACCCGCGCCCGGGTTGTCGACGGCAACCTACTGCAGGCGCGTACGATATCCTCACTGGTCCGGGTCACCCGGGAGACAGTTCAGCGCCTTGCGGTACTCGACGACGACGAAATCGAACTGCTCGCTGACGGCAGCCCGACGGAGCAGTACCACCTGATGTGGGCCGCAGCCTGCCGCCGCTATACGCTGATCGGCGACTTTGCCGAGGAAGTACTGCGGGAACGCTTCCTGCTGTTGACGCCGACGCTGGGCACCGACGACGTCAACCGGTTCCTCACCGGCAAAAGCCTGTGGCATCCGGAACTCGACGGTCTAAAGCCGTCCACGCTGCAGAAGCTCCGGCAAACATTGTTCCGGATGCTCCGTGAGGCCGGTCTGCGTACTGATGCGGGCGACATCGTCCCCGCCGTGCTCTCCGAGCGCGTCGGTGAGGTACTGGACCGCCGCACGCCCAGCGACCTGCGGTTCTTCCCGACCAACACACCACTCACATCATTCGGCGATCAGGTGCAGCGATGA